One Solanum pennellii chromosome 9, SPENNV200 DNA segment encodes these proteins:
- the LOC114074074 gene encoding uncharacterized protein LOC114074074, producing the protein MSGNDIWLGRAQGLLTLVCIFRKHIVIGTFDRARSRWGVSHTLDNFVLSPDGDIIGFPVWIDSKKVSFLVQRPPTQYHDLYEYDTNINGYKNVAVLDKVDYPMYCFYPTLACVHKTPSNNVTIAQQLSIAERLDDIRRFILEDASEEEVGGGGGEEEETL; encoded by the exons ATGAGTGGTAATGATATATGGCTGGGGAGGGCGCAAGGTTTACTTACCCTTGTATGCATTTTCAGAAAACACATAGTCATTGGGACTTTTGACAGAGCAAGAAGCCGTTGGGGGGTTTCCCACACTTTGGACAACTTTGTTTTAAGTCCGGATGGCGATATTATCGGCTTTCCAGTTTGGATCGACAGCAAAAAAGTGTCTTTTCTTGTACAACGTCCCCCAACACAGTATCATGATCTATACGAGTATGATACCAACATCAATGGGTACAAAAATGTTGCAGTCCTGGACAAAGTTGATTATCCCATGTATTGCTTCTATCCAACATTAGCTTGTGTCCATAAGACGCCCTCCAATAATGTAACCATTGCTCAGCAGTTGTCTATTGCAGAAAGGTTGGATGACATCAGAAGATTTATTCTCGAAG ATGCATCAGAAGAAGAAGttggaggaggaggaggagaagaagaagaaacattGTAA